The Psychrobacillus sp. FSL K6-2836 nucleotide sequence AGTAGTTAAAGAAATGTGTGAAAAACTTCTAACGAATACAGTAATCGAAGACTATCGCTATGAAGTTGAGGAGGCTGTAAGCAAATGAAGTTTGCAGTAATCGTATTTCCAGGATCGAACTGTGATTTAGATATGTATCACGCGATCAAAGACGAGCTTGGGGAAGAAGTAGAATACGTTTGGCATGATGAGAAGGATTTAAGCGGATTTGATGGAATTTTATTGCCAGGAGGATTCTCTTATGGGGATTACCTACGTTGTGGAGCTATGGCTAACCAATCTAACGTAATGTCAGAGGTAGTTAAAGCAGCAGAAGCAGGCAAGCCAGTTCTTGGTATTTGTAACGGATTCCAGGTGTTGACCGAAGCTGGGTTACTACCCGGAGCCCTTCTACGTAATAAAAACTTAAAATTCATGTGTCGTTCCGTTGAGTTGAAAGTAGTAAACAATGCAACACAGTTTACTGCTGGATATGAAAAAGACGAAGTAATTCAAATTCCAATCGCACATGGTGAGGGGAATTATTATTGCGACGATGAAACACTTGCTAGACTAAAAGATAATAACCAAATCGTTTTCACATACGCTACAGACAATCCAAACGGAAGCATTGAGGATATTGCAGGTATTATCAATGAAAAAGGAAACGTGCTTGGCATGATGCCTCATCCAGAGCGCGCTGTACATGAACTTGTGGGTGGCTCGGATGGACTAGCATTATTCAAATCAATAGTAAAACAGTGGAGGGAAACTCATGTCAGTCATGCTTGAACCAAATCCAACGCAAATTAAGGAACAAAAAATATATGCTCAAATGGGAATGTCCGATTCAGAATTTGAAATGGTTGAGAAAATTCTAGGACGTCTACCTAACTATACTGAAACTGGTTTATTTTCAGTTATGTGGTCGGAGCATTGTTCGTATAAAAACTCTAAACCTGTTTTAAGTAAGTTCCCTACAAAAGGGGAACATGTTTTACAAGGGCCGGGTGAAGGTGCTGGAATCGTTGATATTGGCGATGGTCAAGCAGTCGTATTCAAAATGGAGTCTCATAATCATCCATCTGCGATTGAACCTTATCAAGGAGCAGCAACAGGCGTTGGCGGTATTATCCGTGATGTTTTCTCGATGGGAGCACGTCCAATTGCAATGCTTAATTCACTTCGTTTTGGAGAGTTAAAGACTCCGCGTGTGAAATACTTGTTTGAAGAGGTAGTAGCTGGTATCGCTGGCTATGGTAACTGTATCGGAATTCCAACAGTAGGCGGAGAAATTCAATTTGACGACTGTTACGAAGGAAATCCACTTGTTAATGCCATGTGTGTAGGACTGATCAATCATGAGGATATTCAAAAAGGGATTGCAGCTGGTGAAGGTAACACAGTAATGTACGCTGGTGCAAAAACTGGACGTGACGGTATTCATGGAGCGACATTCGCATCGGAAGAGTTAACTGAAGCTTCTGAAGAAAAGCGTCCTGCTGTTCAAGTAGGAGATCCATTCATGGAGAAACTTCTATTAGAAGCCTGTTTAGAAGTGATAAAATCAGATGCTTTAATCGGTATTCAAGATATGGGAGCAGCTGGGTTAACCTCATCATCTGCTGAGATGGCATCCAAAGCTGGCTTCGGTGTAGAAATGAACTTAGATTTCGTACCACAGCGTGAAACTGGGATGACAGCTTATGAAATGATGCTTTCTGAATCACAGGAACGTATGCTAATCGTTGTGAAAAAAGGCCGTGAAGATGAGATTGTTAAAATCTTTGAAAAATATGACCTAGATTGTGTAGCTGTTGGTAAAGTTACAAATGATAAAATGCTTCGTTTAATTCATAACGGAGAAATAGTAGCAAATGTACCTGCAGATGCACTTGCAGAAGAAGCACCAGTTTACTATAAACCCTCATCAGTGCCTGCTTACTATACAGAATTCCAAGAGATGGAAAATGTAGAGCCTGCAGTTTCAGATTATAAAGAGACTTTATTAAGCCTACTTCAACAACCAACAATAGCTTCTAAAGAATGGGTTTATGATCAATACGATTATCAGGTACGCACAAGTACAGTTGTAACACCTGGTTCGGATGCTGCGGTAGTTCGAGTTCGTGGGACTAATAAAGGACTAGCTATGACAACAGATTGTAATTCTCGTTATATCTATCTTGACCCAGTAGTCGGCGGTAAGATTGCAGTAGCTGAAGCTGCTCGAAATGTTGTTTGTTCAGGTGCAAGACCACTTGCTATTACGGACTGCTTAAACTTTGGTAACCCAGAGAACCCAGAAATCTTCTGGCAAATTGAGAAATCTGCAGACGGTATTTCTGAGGCATGTATCGCATTAGAATCACCAGTAATCGGTGGGAATGTATCTTTATATAACGAACGTAGTGGAACTGCGGTTTATCCAACACCAACAATTGGCATGGTTGGACTTGTAGAAGACCTTGCACATGTAACGACCCAATCAGTGAAACAAACTGGAGATATTGTATATGTAATTGGGGATACAAAAACAGAATTTGGTGGATCTGAGCTTCAAAAATTAATAGAAAAACGTATTTTTGGACAAGCACCATCAATTGATTTAGAAGTAGAAGTAGCACGTCAAAAAGCTATTTTAAAAGCAATCAAATCTGGGATTGTGCAGTCTGCACATGATATCTCGGAGGGTGGATTTGCAGTAGCTTTAGCTGAAAAAGCTTTCGGTGCTACTGGTCTTGGAGTAGAAGTAACAATTACTGGATCGGCTACAAGTGCGTTATTCAGTGAATCTCAATCACGCTTTATCGTAACGGTAAAACCTGAACATGCTAAGAAGTTTGAAGAAATCGTAGCAGACGCAGCACAAATTGGTAAAGTAACTGATTCTAATAATGTAGTAATCTCACATGAAGACGGAACTACTTGGATTAGCGGTTCTGTTGATGAATTCCGTTCCGCTTGGAAAGGAGCAATACCATGCTTGCTGAACTCAGAGGCTTAAACGAAGAATGTGGTGTATTCGGGATATGGGGACATCCAAATCCTGCAGCCATGACTTATTACGGATTACACGCACTTCAACACAGAGGTCAAGAAGGTGCTGGAATTATCGTGACGGATGGCAAGTACCTACGTGCAGTAAAAGGCGAAGGTCTAGTAAACGATGTATTTAATAACGGCAAACTAGAGAAATTAGAGGGACACGCTGCAATAGGGCATGTCCGCTATGCTACCTCTGGTGGCTCTGGCATTGAAAATGTTCAACCTTTGTTATTTAATTCGACAACTGGAGGCCTTGCGATTGCGCACAACGGGAATATCGTAAATGCAACACGTTTGAAACGTAACTTAGAGCAGCAGGGTAGTATTTTCCAAACTACATCTGATACAGAAGTTCTTGCGCATTTATTGAAGAAAAGTAATCTTGCTTCATTTGAAGATCGTGCAAAACAAGCATTACGCTTATTAGATGGAGCTTTTGCTGTTATTATCATGACCGAGCATGCGATGTATGTAGCGCAGGATCCACAGGGCATGCGTCCTCTTTCTTTAGGGATGCTAGACGGTGCATGGGTAGTTGCATCTGAAACAAGTGCATTCGATTTAATTGGTGCAGAGCTGGTCCGTTCGATTGACCCTGGTGAATTATTAGTAATAAATGAAGAAGGTTGTCGTTCAGAGCGTTATGTAGAAAAAAAAGACCGTGCTATTTGTACGATGGAGTATGTCTACTTTTCCCGTCCTGATTCAGATATTGATGGTATTAATATTCATATGGCTAGAAAACGTCTTGGTAAGCAACTTGCAAAAGAATTATCTATTGATGCAGACGTTGTAACAGGTGTACCAGATTCAAGTATTTCTGCTGCCATTGGTTTTTCTGAGGCAACAGGTATTCCTTATGAGCTTGGTCTTATTAAAAACCGTTATGTTGGCAGAACATTTATCCAACCATCACAAGACCTGCGTGAGCGTGGTGTCAAGATGAAGCTTTCACCAGTACGTCAGGTTGTGAATGGCAAACGGGTAGTTATGGTAGATGATTCAATTGTTCGTGGAACTACTTCTCGTCGCATTGTGAAAATGTTGAAGGAAGCAGGAGCGACGGAAGTTCATGTTGTTATTAGCTCTCCACCTTTAAAGAATCCATGTTTTTATGGCATTGATATAAGTTCGGATTCTGAACTGATCGCAGCTAACAATACAATTGACGAAATGCGTGAACTGATCGGAGCAGACTCGTTAACATTCTTATCGGTTGAAGGAATGGTAGAGGCAATTGGAAGATCAGATGCTGAAAAAAATTGCGGGCATTGTTTAGCATGCTTTACTGGAGAATATCCGACAAGTATTTACGCGGATACGAAATTACCACATGAAAAAGAGCTTGTTCGATAGGAGGATTTTACATGTCAAAGGCATATGAAAAAGCAGGCGTGAATATTGAAGCAGGGTATGAAGCCGTGCAAAGAATGAAATCACATGTCGAGCGTACAGCTAGAAAAGGAATCATGGGTACTTTCGGTGGTTTCGGTGGGATGTTCGATTTATCTTCATTGAATTATAAAGAACCTGTTTTAATCTCTGGAACAGATGGTGTTGGAACAAAATT carries:
- the purQ gene encoding phosphoribosylformylglycinamidine synthase subunit PurQ, whose translation is MKFAVIVFPGSNCDLDMYHAIKDELGEEVEYVWHDEKDLSGFDGILLPGGFSYGDYLRCGAMANQSNVMSEVVKAAEAGKPVLGICNGFQVLTEAGLLPGALLRNKNLKFMCRSVELKVVNNATQFTAGYEKDEVIQIPIAHGEGNYYCDDETLARLKDNNQIVFTYATDNPNGSIEDIAGIINEKGNVLGMMPHPERAVHELVGGSDGLALFKSIVKQWRETHVSHA
- the purL gene encoding phosphoribosylformylglycinamidine synthase subunit PurL, coding for MSVMLEPNPTQIKEQKIYAQMGMSDSEFEMVEKILGRLPNYTETGLFSVMWSEHCSYKNSKPVLSKFPTKGEHVLQGPGEGAGIVDIGDGQAVVFKMESHNHPSAIEPYQGAATGVGGIIRDVFSMGARPIAMLNSLRFGELKTPRVKYLFEEVVAGIAGYGNCIGIPTVGGEIQFDDCYEGNPLVNAMCVGLINHEDIQKGIAAGEGNTVMYAGAKTGRDGIHGATFASEELTEASEEKRPAVQVGDPFMEKLLLEACLEVIKSDALIGIQDMGAAGLTSSSAEMASKAGFGVEMNLDFVPQRETGMTAYEMMLSESQERMLIVVKKGREDEIVKIFEKYDLDCVAVGKVTNDKMLRLIHNGEIVANVPADALAEEAPVYYKPSSVPAYYTEFQEMENVEPAVSDYKETLLSLLQQPTIASKEWVYDQYDYQVRTSTVVTPGSDAAVVRVRGTNKGLAMTTDCNSRYIYLDPVVGGKIAVAEAARNVVCSGARPLAITDCLNFGNPENPEIFWQIEKSADGISEACIALESPVIGGNVSLYNERSGTAVYPTPTIGMVGLVEDLAHVTTQSVKQTGDIVYVIGDTKTEFGGSELQKLIEKRIFGQAPSIDLEVEVARQKAILKAIKSGIVQSAHDISEGGFAVALAEKAFGATGLGVEVTITGSATSALFSESQSRFIVTVKPEHAKKFEEIVADAAQIGKVTDSNNVVISHEDGTTWISGSVDEFRSAWKGAIPCLLNSEA
- the purF gene encoding amidophosphoribosyltransferase, which codes for MLAELRGLNEECGVFGIWGHPNPAAMTYYGLHALQHRGQEGAGIIVTDGKYLRAVKGEGLVNDVFNNGKLEKLEGHAAIGHVRYATSGGSGIENVQPLLFNSTTGGLAIAHNGNIVNATRLKRNLEQQGSIFQTTSDTEVLAHLLKKSNLASFEDRAKQALRLLDGAFAVIIMTEHAMYVAQDPQGMRPLSLGMLDGAWVVASETSAFDLIGAELVRSIDPGELLVINEEGCRSERYVEKKDRAICTMEYVYFSRPDSDIDGINIHMARKRLGKQLAKELSIDADVVTGVPDSSISAAIGFSEATGIPYELGLIKNRYVGRTFIQPSQDLRERGVKMKLSPVRQVVNGKRVVMVDDSIVRGTTSRRIVKMLKEAGATEVHVVISSPPLKNPCFYGIDISSDSELIAANNTIDEMRELIGADSLTFLSVEGMVEAIGRSDAEKNCGHCLACFTGEYPTSIYADTKLPHEKELVR